In a single window of the Microbacterium sp. SL75 genome:
- a CDS encoding DUF5302 domain-containing protein, protein MSTDETSGASASDDMKRKFKEALEKKNGQHRSGQAHLDGHSAVQGTHGAVTKREFRRKSG, encoded by the coding sequence ATGAGTACCGACGAGACCTCGGGTGCCTCGGCATCCGACGACATGAAGCGCAAGTTCAAAGAGGCGCTGGAGAAGAAGAACGGCCAGCACCGTTCGGGTCAGGCGCACCTCGACGGCCACTCCGCCGTGCAGGGCACGCACGGAGCGGTCACCAAGCGGGAGTTCCGCCGCAAGAGCGGCTGA